DNA from Polycladomyces zharkentensis:
CGCATCAGCGCCTCTCCAGCCGATGGGTCGCGACCGATCACCACCAGATCGACACCGCGCGGATAGGCGTCCACCACCTCTTTCATCTGCAACAGATGCCGAACGCCGTTCGACCGAATGTTCACCGCCTCGCGCACCACCCAAACCGGATAGGGAAATTGACGGAGCAACGCTTCCGGACGCCCGTCAGCCAAGCCTCGACCCCGATGCAACAGCAGAACCCGATCACAATGATCCGCTTCGTCCAAGTATTGGGTGGAGACCAGCACGCCTGCCCCTTCTGCGGCTGCATGACGAATCATCTCCCACACCTCGCGTCGGGATACGGGGTCAACACCGTGTGTCGGTTCATCCAACACCATCAGACCGGGTCGGTGTAACATCGCACCGGCGATGGCCAGCTTCCGCTTCATCCCGCCAGAGAGCTGACCGGCCCGCCGTGAGGCAAACGTCGCCAAACGGATACGGGCCAACAGTTCCGCGATCCGTTCATCGCGCTCGTTTTTGTCGATCCCGTTGAGCTGACCGTAAAAATGGAGATTCTCTTCGATGCTCAATTCCTCATACATGCCGAAATGTTGCGGAACGAATCCGACTGCTTCCTCCTCACGTTTGATCCGTCCCTTTGTAGGAGGGATCATTCCCGCCGCCAGATTGAGCAACGTGGTTTTGCCCGCGCCGTCAGGCCCGAGCACCCCGACGATTTCCCCCTTTTCCAAGGAAACGGACACCTGATCGACGGCCGTTGTCTGACGGTAACGTTTGCTTACCTGTTCCATGACCAGTACCGTCATGCTGTATTCCTCCTTATGCCAGACTGCGCCGGAAGCGCACGGTAGCGATCAGGATGAACAATACCGCATAACCCGCCAGCACCCATAATCCGGTCGTTGCCTCCAACGGAGAGACACCTTTTAGAAACGCTCCGCGGCTGATCGGCAGGAAATACGTAAGCGGCATCAGATAAGCGAGCCAACGGATCCCCCACGGCATCGCCTCCAGAGGAAAGACGAAACCGGAAAGAATAAATTGCGGAACCAGTGTCAATACGGCCAACTGCATCGCCTGTTGCTGGTTTTGCGACACGGTGGAAATCAGGAGTCCCATGCCGAGCGACCCTGTCAAAAACAACAGTGCCACCAACAGAAACGTTCCGAGTTCTCCGCGGTACGGCACGTCAAACACCCATACCCCGACTGCCATCACCAGCAAAAAATCCACCAAGGCGATCAACATGTAGGGGAGCAGTTTGCCCACCATCAGCTCCCATGGCCGAAGCGGCGAAACGATCAACTGCTCCAGTGTTCCCCGTTCCTTTTCCCGCACGACACCCAACGCCGTCATCAACGTTGTGACAAAGATCAGAACCAGCCCCACCAGTCCGGGAATCATGTAATACACACTTTTCAGGTCAGGGTTGTACCACACTTTCACCGAAGGTTGAAGCAACTCCGTCTTCGGGAACAATTGCCCGATCGTTTCGGAACGCTGTTGAACCACCGATGCCAGCGACCGCCCGATTTGCTCCTGTAAAGCCGCTTGTATCTGTTGACGTTGTTCCGCGGGCATATGCCGAAACATGGACGCCAAACGCGGGTCCTGAATTTGTGCGAGGTTCAGATCAATCCCCCCACCCGGCGCCGTCATGGATCGCTTGATTTTCGCCTGCAAGTCGGCCAAACTTTCTTTTTGCACGCGGAACAAAAATTCGTTGACCCGACGAACCGCCGATTGGGCTGTGAACAGACGACTGCCGTCCACCCACACCCGCATTCGGGCGGCGGACGATTTCGGGAGAACGCGGTAGTCTTTCGGGAAGACCATTACCACGTCGGCACGACCGTCTTTCAGATAAGCCCGCGCCTGCTCACTGCTCACTTTCCCTTGGTACGAAAAATCATCCTGTTGGCCGATCTGTCCGATCACCTGGCGGCTGTCGGCATTGTTCGCCTCATCCACCACATACACGTGAATGCGGTGAATGTCGAAGTTGACGGCATAGCCGAACGCCACCAACCAGATCACCGGCAACATCAGCATCATCGCCAATGACCGCCTGTCGCGCCGCAATTGGATGAACTCCTTGCGCACCATGGCTCCGATTCGGTGAAACATGATGGCTCCTCCTATCTGCGGATAGTGAGTGATTACTCACTTATATTTTATGTACCGTTATCTTCCACGTCAACAAAAAAGCATCTAATCCCTCATTATGTTAATCTTCCCTTTTTGGTATCCCTTCAGCAATGGAATTTCCCCATCAAGAGCGACAAAATGAAAAGGGGATACCGAGATGAAATCATGGAAGGAATAGGCAAACAAACGAAAGCGGGAAGTGCTCACGTGATACTACGCTGATCGGGAACCCGTCCTTGATTTCATCCCGGGCTATTTGGATACTCGTTCCTGTTATCCGTCGGAATCGCAATGCCATTCAACTCATACCCACTCCCGTGCTCGGAGATGGCAGAAAAAAGCGAATTCTTTTCCGGTCACAGAGAAGCCCTGGAATCGGATCGCCGGATTGATTGTGATTCTGCTGTGGCTACTGCTCACGGCTGGTTGTTCTACATCATTCACCCTTGCGTGAATGCGAAACGCACGACTCATTCTGACAAAAGAGCCAGATACACTTCCGCGAAGGCTTGGAGCGAAAAAAAGGGAGCTTCCGCTCTCATGCACCGGAAACGCTCCCTTTTTAGGACCTAACATGCTCATTTTCCTGCTCTTATTTGCGTACGTAGCCTTCTTTCGTATACTCCGCCACCACGCGGGTGCCCAAGCCGCCGCGCGGGTTCCACACCGCTTCCACCTTCATGTATTTCGGCTGGATCAAATTGACCAGGTCCTCCAAAATGCGATTGGTCGCATGCTCCTGATAGATTCCAACGTTGCGGTAGGAAGTCAGATAATATTTGAGCGATTTCATCTCCACCAACAATCGGTCAGGGATAAAGGTGATGGTCAACTCGGCAAAATCGGGCAGACCTGACCATGGACAGACGGAGGTGAATTCACTGGTCGGGATGACCACTTCCGTATCTTTGCCGGGATATTCGTACGGGATGGTCTCCAGGATATCCACCATGATCGCCGATTCGTCTTGCGTGTCAAAACGAATGTTGGCGTATTTGCTGTGGTCATGCGTCACTTTTCCCATCTGGCACACCTCTCCTCGATTCGATCCGCCGTACGGATCGGTCCTTCATATCTCAAGCAATTTCATTATACCGGACCTTCCGCTTTTTTTCATATGGGATCTCCCGTCACATAGATCAAATGATGTAGAATGTTAACCGGAGGTGTTCCAACTTTGGAAGAACGCAACCTACGAACCCATCCTTCTCGAATGCGCTGTCCCCAGTGCGGCAGTCTCCATTTTCTCGAGACCGGCCAGCTTTTTGCATTGACTCCGATGACCCAAACCGCGGACGGACGGACGCGCTTACATACAGAAGGCGCCGTACCCGTACTCAATTACCAGTGCAGGCAATGCGGTCACATTCTGCTTTACAGTGCCAAACACCTCAAACGGATCTAGTGGCCTCCCCGCGGAACGGAACCGGCCACGGATCCGTCCCGCACCGTGTGGCACACTGTGCTTCTTGTGACACGTCTTCCACACGCTACCGCCAAACGACCCTCCTATCCCAAAATCTGCATTTGCCGAGCCAATTCATCCAAACGAGTGTTCCAACGATCCAAAGCGTTCGTGGCGGATTGTATCATCTCTCTATTTCCCGTGGTAATCCCGATCCGTAACTGTTTGACGGCGTGGAGGATCCCCTCATCCGCTTCCAGCAAATCGGCATGGAACTGCTGAAAGTCTGCCATACCGGGAGTATGGAGCTGTTTCAGCTCGCGCAAAGCCGATTCATATCGGGTTACGCCTTCGTCCAACAAACCGAAACCACTCTCCGTATCGCCGTTTTGGATCAGCGATAACCCTTGGGCGACCGCCCGCATCCCCTCCGCCATCCGTTCGGACAACGTACCGACCTGCTCCAGATATGCTGCTTTTTCCTGCCGGGTTGCCTCAGGCTCCGACACTTCCGGGGCGGGAGCAGGTGTCGGCGCGGGTGTCGGTTTCGCCGGCACAGCCGATTTCGATTCAGTCTCTTTCGCCGGGGCCGAAGGGGTTGCCCCACACCCGATTGTTCCCCACCACAACAGACTCGCCGCGATTCCAACCGTCCACCGTTTTTTCAATGCGATTTCTCTCCTTTGTGCAGATTCGTGCCATGTCAGTGCCTATCTTATGTGGATGGAAACGGTTGGTGCGGAAACGAAAAGATGCCCTCACGGGCATCCTGGTTGTTCACAAAGTTTGCAGTCACCCCGATCGAAAGTATGCATCCGACTACAAGTGCGAGGCAACAGAGCGCATGGCAATGGAACAAGTCTCTTCCCTCACCTGTTTGACTATTCGCACCACTTCCGGTTCACTACCGCGCCAAACTCCTACCGGCTACGCCGAGGAGTCGAATATGAACAAGTTCGGGATGCAGCAGTTTTCCCGATTAGCATGATAATCCAAATCCGGCCTTGAAAATCAACAATGTTTCCAATGTCCCGGAGCCAAAGAAGAATGGATCGCTACACGGATTGTACCGGAAATTCATGGATTATACACCTCTTATATTTTCTGAGCTTCGGTAATGGCTTGCCCGCCAATGTCTCACCGGGTCTTAGCATTTAAATGCTGTTCAAACATATCAATAATAGTGAGAAACCTTTCTGCTTCGCGAAACACGTGATCTGCCAATAAAGGATGAATAATGCTTTTTATTCGGCACGCTTCAATTAATTCGCGTGCAGTTTTTTTGAAGTCACGAAGTGATTTTACAGATACTCTGTTCTGATCCAGAAATTGATCCAAGAGAGGAACGGTTTGTGATTGAGGACGCATCGATTCCAAATCTCTGGCTTGAAATAGTAACTGATCAAAATCATGACTAAAACTTCGTGCTTGTTCAACCAGCTTGCGTTCGGATGGGTCAAGTAAATGAGCAATGAATTTTGCATGGTCAGCCATAATACGTAAGAAAAATACATTTTCATCAATAATCGCATCAGGTAGTGGTTCTAATGTTCCTGTATTGAGTTCTCTCAATCGCTTTCTAAAATAATTGGCTTCCCTGCTTACATGGTCGATTAATAAGGGAAAGTTGTTTGCCCCGGGCAATTGACATGTGAGCACCAAGCCCAATACCTTTCTTTTGAATGCCCAAATCTGTGAGGCAGCATTGTAAACCTTTGCATTAAACCGTTTAATGACCTCAGGATCTGTTTTGAATGAGTAGGAATGCGCTTTGTTTTCTATACCTTGAAACAAAGCATAAAAGTAGTCGGCTTCCTGAATCAATTGAGTATCTTCACATCGAAAACCTAATTTAAGAAAGAGTGAATGTTCCTTCATGACGTGACCAAAATCGTATCTCATCTAAAGAACGCGCGACAAACCCGTCTGACATAATCTCTCCTCACTTTCACTTAATAATGGCGCCCATTCTCTCAGACAATGGAATGTACAAAAAAATTCAATTTCTCTAGATAATATAAAAAAATCCCTTTTACCCGTCTTAAGCTCTAACAGCTAGAGTCGCTCGACAGGGAATCCGGACCCGCTCTCCTAAAAGAGGGTGTCCCAATTCCTGCGAGCGACCATTGAGCCACAGCGATTCAGGAATGAGAGGGAAACCGGCGTACCCGAAATCGCGAGTGGTGAAACCCCTTTGTCAGCAGTCTCGATGCCTTCCCGGGCATCCGGGATGTGCTTCACACTTCCGTATGGTTTTGCCTGTCCGTTTTGGGAATTCGAAGTGACAATGCACCGGAGAGGATCAACAATACACCGGGAATCAGCCACAGAATAAACGCTACAAAAAAGCCAAGAATGCCGGTGGCCAATGTCACGCCGCCACTCCATTTGTGATGCTTCCGGATTTGCGAAGGTGCGGAAAGAATCATGGAAGCGATCGAGCCGATCAACAGCAGAATACCGGCCACCGTGATCACCATACCGCCCTGTTGCGCTTCTTCCACTCCCGAAACCAGTCCAACGCCGCCGAACAACACATAGGAAAGGGACAAGAGCAGCCCGAAAATACCACCGATCAAAGCCAACACAAACTCCGTCGTTCGATTCAAGCGGGATTCCTCCATTCTTGCATGCTCATCCAAAAGGAAGGCCGCTGTTACGGATCACCTGTGCCGCATCGGGCCGGGACGTTTCCCATTGTCCATCCGGTTCCAGATAACCGTAGCGCCACGCAAACAACAAATGTTTGACCAGATCGTCGAAATTGCCCGTTTTCTTTTGCGCAAACTGAAACAGATCATTCTCCATCGGATCAGACAGATCAAATGAGACACCCACTGTTTTTTTCATACCTGCACTCCTTCAAGCATTGCTTTCCCCACCGCGAAATAACCCCGAACATTGGCTGTTTGCGGATATTTGACCGCCAATGCGCAACGGAAATGTTCCTGGATGTGCGGCTCCATCTTTTTCGCCATTCCCCCTACCAACAGGACGACGTCGTCTGCTCCCCATTTTTTGGAGACACTGCTGGCGATCAAATCCGCCATCTCCCTTACATTGGACTCCTTGGCTGTTTCCCACCCGATCGGAATGGTGCCCGACTCCCGGTCGATAAACACCCGGTCCTTGAATGTCGCATAGTTGGTAGTCTTGGCTCCAAAATCGATGATGCGCACCAATCCCATGCGCGGTTCGGCGAAAAATGCACTTCCCCCCTCAATTGTGGTGTAGACGCGATCGATGTGAAACTGTTTCCACTGGCCGTTCACTTCCACGTGATGATGCCCCTGCAACAGCCGCTTGACTGCGTACTTCTCCTCCTCGGTAAAATTGACGATCGGCAAACCCGTCACCAACGTGACCTTTCCCTTCCCTCCCGCCAAGTGAATGGCGGTCAGCGTGAGCAAGAGCGTCTCCTCCACCGCTTTGGTGTCCTGCATCGCCTGGCGGGTAAACTCCCCTTCCCGTTCGGCGAGTTGACCCACAAACCATTTTCGGCCCCGGTACTGCAGTTCGATGTCCCCTTCCACTTCCTGCCGGTAGTTCCGTTTGCGCCACCCGCTCACTTTGCTGGGAAACAGAAAGGTCTTTTCTTCCGTCATCACTTTGACATAACTGCGCCCGCAATCCACCGCGATGATCATCTGCCATCCCTCCGCAACACAATATACGCACACGGCTTCCGCTTTATTATCCTTCGGTAAAAACGGGACAGCCACTGTGTTCGAAAAATGTTGATCTCCGACATGGGAATGAAAGGAATGGGGTACAAAGGGAGTAGTGCATGACCATCATTCCCGACAATCAGCCAAAAAAACCCGCGGCTGGTGACAGATTGATCTGTGACGGTCGGCGCGGTGATTCTTTCCCACCACAAAGTGTCGATTATTTTTTGCCCGTGTAAGGAATCGGTGGCATTTTTACAGAAAGCTGACTGCAAGCCCCTTGGGGGTATTTGAATCGTGGGATAAAAGACAGCTTTGTCCGTGATCCCCATCACGGGGATGGTCAGGGAAAACAAGAAATGTCAGCATCTTCATCAATCTGTGCTCATCCTGCTGGTAGTAGGATTTTGTACGTCATGGCAGGAAGTGCTGGCGGCAAAAACCCCCACCGGGTACCATGAGCGCGAGTAAAGAAGAACCGGCGTACCGGTAATACCACGGGCACTTCCGTTGGTCGCAGGTACGCCGCCCATGCGGGTACATGCAGCGTTGTTGCAGAACTGCTTGGGACCGGGTGATACACACCCCTGAACTTGGGCGTTATCCGAAGCGGAAAACGGACTGCGGACGCCAACGGTCCAAGAATTCCACGTTTTCAGACATGTGGCGTGTCAAGAAATTTTTCTGCATTTATTGGACTTGGTACCCCCATACCAGGTTGTGCATCTGTCAGCTCAAAAGGGAGCATCTCAAACGGCCTGCGAATATAATGAAAAAGCCAGACAATGGGGCCGGCACGATGAAAAATTGCCGGCGTACAAACCATGGTTGGGGCAACAGCCAAACAGACAGGCAAAAGGGACACCGGTGACTGTGAACCGATGAAACGCTCCATATTCTTCCCTCCGGTCCTTTCCTTTTAACCGTATCGAATCTGTGTTAGAATGGCAGTAAGTCAATCAGCGCAAACTATGTAACAAATCACGTGAATAGGAGTTGCTTCATGAACGCGAATGTCAAACGGATCTTGCTGACAATCGGCGGCTGGTTCTTCCTGTTTCTCGGTGTACTCGGTCTCTTTTTGCCCGTGTTGCAGGGTGTGCTGTTTTTGTTGATCGGTTTGTACATGCTGTCCTACACTTCGCCTTGGGCCCGCCGTTTATTAATGAAACTGCGCGCCCGTTATCCCAAGCTGGCGGAGCGGATCGACCGGTTCAAAAAGACACGGAAAATCCAACAGCTGTTCCGACCGTAAACAAACCCCGGCCTATCTTGCCGGGGTTTGATTTGGTGTCAGTCCTTCACCTGCGCCACCAACAAGCCATCACCGAAAGGCAACAGCATGGCTTCCACCCGATCATCCCGCGAGACAGCCTCATTGAAACGAAGGATGGCACGGACACGTTCGTCCTTGACGTTTTCTTCGAAAATGCGGTCATGAAGCAGGGTGTTGTCCGCCGTGATCACTGCGCCGGGGCGAGCCAGCCGGATCGCCCATTCCCAATAAGTCAAGTAACTTTCCTTGTCCGCATCGATCAGGAAAAAGTCAAATGTTTCCCCCTCCTCAGCCAACTGCTGCAAGCTTTTCTTGGCGTCCCCGACACGGATTTCCACCCGATCAGCCAACCCGACACGTTCCACGTTGGTACGGGCAAACGATGCATGAGCGGCATTCAATTCCAGCGAAACCAGACGACCGTCTTCCGGCAGGGCGCGGGCGAGCCAAATGGTACTGTACCCCCCCAGTGTCCCGATCTCCAACACCCGTCGAGCACCCGTGATTCGTACCAGCATGTGCAAGGTTTTACCCACATTGGGGGACACTGAGATCTGCGGCATGCCTCTCTCGGAAAGGCCCGGTTCGATCGAACGAAGCACCTCGTCTTCCTTGACAAACAACTGTTGAACATACGCTTCCCGTTTATTCACCATTGACTCCCCCTATACAAGCGGTTGTTGATGATTTCTTCTATCTTTTCCGACATTGTTCACGGTCCTGAGTGCCCGTTCCTTGTATGCCGGTGGATGAAAGATCCGGGCGGCCTATTTAGTCGGCAACTGTTCACCAAGTACCGACAACTTGATTTTCCATTATGATCCATCCTCATGTCCAGCCCGATCCTTTTCCCAATCTTCCCGTAACAATCCCATTACGATCTTGTCCCGGTAACCATGGATGGTCCAAAAAGCTTTTCGCAAAACGCCTTCCCGAACAAATCCGCATTTTTCGTAACAACGGATCGCTCGTCTGTTTTCATCGAACGTATCAAGCTGAATGCGGTGTAGATTGTACCGCTGAAACAGCAGGTCCACAAACACCCTCAGCGCCCGTGTGCCGTACCCTTTGCCCCAATACGACTTTTCACCGATCGTGAAACCGATGATCACCGAACGGGATACCGCGTCAAAATCGCGAAAATGGCAAGAACCGATCGGTTTCCATCCCCCATCTTCCCTGATCTCCACCATATACATCAAACTGCGGCTGTCCGAACGCTGTCCGCGGATGCGTTCCGACAATTGTGAAAACGTGACGGCTGAATATCCGTGCCCGCCGGAAGACCAGTACGCCACTTCCTCATCCTGACGCCAAAGGTAGATCAAGGGCACATCCTCCTCCGTCGCCAGCCGAATCCGGACCAACGACCTTCTCCCCTTTTCCAAAAAATAAAAACCCGTCGCACGCAGGTGCAACGGGTTGGTCCTGGAGCGGATGACGGGAATCGAACCCGCGTTACTAGCTTGGGAAGCTAGTGTTCTACCATTGAACTACATCCGCGCGGTGCAGAAATTATTTTAGCACGTCTCTTTTGTCTATGCAACCTTTTTTTGTACGGAAAAACAGATTCGTCCCCGGCCCGGATTTCCACATCCATATTTCCAGCTGTTGTCCTCGGTCGAACTTTCCACACCTGAACGGTCATGGCGGTGAAACGGGTATCTCCGCTGCAAGGATTGACGGGCTTTGTTGGAATGCGAAAATCATCCCCCGTCACCAAAACCTGGATCTGTCCGGGTATTGGCTGGTTTTGATCCACAGGGTCAATGAATTGTTGATGCCCGTTTCACCTCAAGGTGACTTGCTCCGCACGGCTAAAGCACCGGAACCTTCTCGCTTCATCCGGCGTGGCTGCCCACATCCATCCACGACGGCTTCGTCCAAACGTGGGTGATTTTCGGTTTCACGAGTCTTTGCTTGCATCGTCGTTTTCAATGTTGTCGCACGACTTGATGATACCCAAATGCTGTCGGACTTGCGAGAGTGGAAGCCCTCCCGCGTCCGACGCTCGCTTTCATCCCAACCCCAAAGGGCTGGGCTTTCCCGCTCGCTCATTATAAAAGCGCTCCGATTTCGGAGCACTTTGGAACAACATCAATACCGCATGATCGGCGTAATCACCATGGAGGCCGCGATGGCGATCACTGACAGGGCCAACGCCCACCAACCGATGCGACTGCCCCTCGCCGCCGCAAACACGCCTAAAATAATACCGACGGAGCCGAACAAAAACGGGAGCAGGAAAAAGGAAATCAGCGACAACACCAAAGCGATGATCCCCATGGTGCGCCCGTCGGACACACCTTCTTTTTTGCGGTCGGGAATGTTGTCCCGGCGGACAGGTTCGGCCAACTCAGAAGCCGCTTCCACATCCACCGGTTCTGTATTGGCATAACTCCACTCCTTAGAAGTGCGATCCGTATTCTCCACCTGATCCCGCTCGTCCTGAAGGGAAGCTTCCAACTGCCGCATTTCCTCCCTTTTTTCGTCTTCATGGTGCTCTTTGGCCACAAAAATCCCTCCACTCGTATGAGCCTGATATTAGTATGCGACAGTGGAAGGAACGGTATTTTGACAGTTTCTACATCACCAGGAAACGCCTGTCCAAAAGGTAATCCGCCTTCATATCGAGAACGGAACAATCCCGTGACAAAAACGGCACCCGCCAACATGATCCATGCCATCCATCCTGCATCGGGCAGATACTTCCCGACCGTTGTTTCATCGTTCTCCGTTACCAAAAACAGGTGCCAACAACCATCAACCGTTTCCAGTGATGGAGCAACTGCCGGTTTCTCCCTTCCAAGACATGTTCCGTGAATGCTGCTCGCTTTCCCCACCCGCTCTTTATAAACCGGCCCCCGCACGGAGGCGGGGGACCGGCGATTCCTGTTATTTGTCCAGCACCGTGAACCGATAATCACTGGGTCCGACCGGGTGGCGGATGATGTTTTTCACGTAGTCCTTTTGCACGTGTACCTGATTGTAGTAGTACAACGGGAAGATCGGCATTTCGTCGAACAGGATCTTTTCCGCCTGATGGAGGTATCCCAGCCGTTTGGTATCGTCAGGTTCGGAGAACGCCTTTTTCACCAAGGCATCATATTGTGGGTTGCTCCAACCTGTCCGGTTCATCGGATGATCCGTTTGGAAACTTTCCAGATAGTTGTACGGATCGTTGTAATCAGGCAAAAAGCTGGAGCGGGACAATTGGTAATTCTTCGCCTTTTGGTTGGACAAAAACACTTTGGTTTCTTGGCTTTGCAACCGGACATCCACGCCCAGGTTTTGTTTGAACATCGCCTGCAGTGCTTCCGCCACGGCCTTGTTTTTCTCGTTGCTGTTGTAAAGCAGGGTGACGGGAGGCAATGTTTTCCAACCCTCCTCCTTCATCCCCTCTTGCAACAATTGTTTGGCTTGCGCGGGTTGGGCCGCCAACGGTACAAACGGTGATGCCGCTTTGCGGAAATCGCCCGTTTGGGATAAAGTTCCCGGTGAGACGAACGCACCTGCCGGCTGTTCATTCCCCTGAACCACTTGTTTCACAATCGCGGTGCGATCCACCGCCAGAGCGAACGCTTTGCGGATTTTCGCATTGTGAAAGGGGGGTTTGGTGACATTGAACCGGAAAAACTCCAGACCCGATCCGGGGTTCACCTTGGCATCCCCTTTTTTGATCAATCCGGCCAAGATGTCAGAGGGCACGGACTTCCGGCTCAACATGTCCAATTGACCCGATTGATACATTTGATAGGCCGTTTTCTGTTCAGTGACCATCGTCCACGAAATGCCGTCCAGTTTCACTTGATCCGCCAGACGGTAATGTTCGTTTTTCACGACCTCGATCTTTTGGTCATGTTTCCA
Protein-coding regions in this window:
- a CDS encoding ParM/StbA family protein — its product is MIIAVDCGRSYVKVMTEEKTFLFPSKVSGWRKRNYRQEVEGDIELQYRGRKWFVGQLAEREGEFTRQAMQDTKAVEETLLLTLTAIHLAGGKGKVTLVTGLPIVNFTEEEKYAVKRLLQGHHHVEVNGQWKQFHIDRVYTTIEGGSAFFAEPRMGLVRIIDFGAKTTNYATFKDRVFIDRESGTIPIGWETAKESNVREMADLIASSVSKKWGADDVVLLVGGMAKKMEPHIQEHFRCALAVKYPQTANVRGYFAVGKAMLEGVQV
- a CDS encoding ABC transporter permease, producing MFHRIGAMVRKEFIQLRRDRRSLAMMLMLPVIWLVAFGYAVNFDIHRIHVYVVDEANNADSRQVIGQIGQQDDFSYQGKVSSEQARAYLKDGRADVVMVFPKDYRVLPKSSAARMRVWVDGSRLFTAQSAVRRVNEFLFRVQKESLADLQAKIKRSMTAPGGGIDLNLAQIQDPRLASMFRHMPAEQRQQIQAALQEQIGRSLASVVQQRSETIGQLFPKTELLQPSVKVWYNPDLKSVYYMIPGLVGLVLIFVTTLMTALGVVREKERGTLEQLIVSPLRPWELMVGKLLPYMLIALVDFLLVMAVGVWVFDVPYRGELGTFLLVALLFLTGSLGMGLLISTVSQNQQQAMQLAVLTLVPQFILSGFVFPLEAMPWGIRWLAYLMPLTYFLPISRGAFLKGVSPLEATTGLWVLAGYAVLFILIATVRFRRSLA
- a CDS encoding ABC transporter ATP-binding protein, with translation MTVLVMEQVSKRYRQTTAVDQVSVSLEKGEIVGVLGPDGAGKTTLLNLAAGMIPPTKGRIKREEEAVGFVPQHFGMYEELSIEENLHFYGQLNGIDKNERDERIAELLARIRLATFASRRAGQLSGGMKRKLAIAGAMLHRPGLMVLDEPTHGVDPVSRREVWEMIRHAAAEGAGVLVSTQYLDEADHCDRVLLLHRGRGLADGRPEALLRQFPYPVWVVREAVNIRSNGVRHLLQMKEVVDAYPRGVDLVVIGRDPSAGEALMRWLHETGAAREVGPVEETGPTMEDVLIRLIREQKGEGR
- the queF gene encoding preQ(1) synthase, yielding MGKVTHDHSKYANIRFDTQDESAIMVDILETIPYEYPGKDTEVVIPTSEFTSVCPWSGLPDFAELTITFIPDRLLVEMKSLKYYLTSYRNVGIYQEHATNRILEDLVNLIQPKYMKVEAVWNPRGGLGTRVVAEYTKEGYVRK
- a CDS encoding PGPGW domain-containing protein, translated to MNANVKRILLTIGGWFFLFLGVLGLFLPVLQGVLFLLIGLYMLSYTSPWARRLLMKLRARYPKLAERIDRFKKTRKIQQLFRP
- a CDS encoding GNAT family N-acetyltransferase, producing the protein MHLRATGFYFLEKGRRSLVRIRLATEEDVPLIYLWRQDEEVAYWSSGGHGYSAVTFSQLSERIRGQRSDSRSLMYMVEIREDGGWKPIGSCHFRDFDAVSRSVIIGFTIGEKSYWGKGYGTRALRVFVDLLFQRYNLHRIQLDTFDENRRAIRCYEKCGFVREGVLRKAFWTIHGYRDKIVMGLLREDWEKDRAGHEDGS
- a CDS encoding O-methyltransferase, with amino-acid sequence MNKREAYVQQLFVKEDEVLRSIEPGLSERGMPQISVSPNVGKTLHMLVRITGARRVLEIGTLGGYSTIWLARALPEDGRLVSLELNAAHASFARTNVERVGLADRVEIRVGDAKKSLQQLAEEGETFDFFLIDADKESYLTYWEWAIRLARPGAVITADNTLLHDRIFEENVKDERVRAILRFNEAVSRDDRVEAMLLPFGDGLLVAQVKD
- a CDS encoding DUF308 domain-containing protein, which produces MAKEHHEDEKREEMRQLEASLQDERDQVENTDRTSKEWSYANTEPVDVEAASELAEPVRRDNIPDRKKEGVSDGRTMGIIALVLSLISFFLLPFLFGSVGIILGVFAAARGSRIGWWALALSVIAIAASMVITPIMRY
- a CDS encoding DUF4064 domain-containing protein; the protein is MNRTTEFVLALIGGIFGLLLSLSYVLFGGVGLVSGVEEAQQGGMVITVAGILLLIGSIASMILSAPSQIRKHHKWSGGVTLATGILGFFVAFILWLIPGVLLILSGALSLRIPKTDRQNHTEV
- a CDS encoding peptide ABC transporter substrate-binding protein — translated: MGRYGRLMLIFILAISLLAVGCQGGSVEGTGEKILRQNSSSGEPSSLDPAKAFDEDSMDVVGSLFEGLMRLNAQHQPEPAVAEKVDVSSDGRTYTFHLRDAHWSNGEKVTAHDFEYAWKRVLNPQTASEAAFLMYFIENAEAYNTGKATADQVGVKATDDRTLVVKLSQPTPFFKQLTCYPVYSPVYKKGLEKNPNLYNEAASYVSNGPFKMKTWKHDQKIEVVKNEHYRLADQVKLDGISWTMVTEQKTAYQMYQSGQLDMLSRKSVPSDILAGLIKKGDAKVNPGSGLEFFRFNVTKPPFHNAKIRKAFALAVDRTAIVKQVVQGNEQPAGAFVSPGTLSQTGDFRKAASPFVPLAAQPAQAKQLLQEGMKEEGWKTLPPVTLLYNSNEKNKAVAEALQAMFKQNLGVDVRLQSQETKVFLSNQKAKNYQLSRSSFLPDYNDPYNYLESFQTDHPMNRTGWSNPQYDALVKKAFSEPDDTKRLGYLHQAEKILFDEMPIFPLYYYNQVHVQKDYVKNIIRHPVGPSDYRFTVLDK